One Bacillota bacterium genomic region harbors:
- a CDS encoding diguanylate cyclase: protein MVNIKNKQDLKQVIIIIITTVIAFALSYICLSVGFTIIYQNLFYVPIILSCFWHGKKGFIYSVATAAAYFLFSLKYSPETLWEELVRFLIFVAIALITYKLADRIKSQQSEIMRLNKRLKNDVERFKKAEMLSHLGNYEIDIKTGKTVWSDELFRIFGYEPGSFEPTKEKRIELTYPPDKKLVSESINKAIKEKSGFKIENRIIRADGSVRWVLSTGYIECNENGEAESYIGSLLDITERKLLEKTLEEEKEKLRITIASIGDGVISTDINGKITILNKVAEELTGWKQEEALGRPVEEVFNIINEDTRIKCENPIQRVIEKGLIIGLANHTALISRDGTERSIADSAAPIKDKNGNIQGVILVFRDVTEEKRRQDEIYYMSYYDSLTGLYNRRFFEEELKRIDTERNLPISIIMGDCNGLKLTNDAFGHSEGDKLLMKAANAIKSACRADDIAARWGGDEFIILLPKTKKEDAETIVKRIKNKCSEMKVGSINVSISFGYDTKQNVSEDIFKILKSAEDYMYKHKVVESNSMRGNIINAIFNTLHEKNPNIEIHSKRVSQLCQRIGEAMQLPETEIYELKVSGLLHDIGKIAIDESILKKSEPLTEQEWNEIKRHSDIGYRILNASPEMTEIALYILSHHERYDGTGYPRRLKQEEIPLISRIITVADAYDAMTNERAYKKTLDKDAAVEELIKNKWTQFDPYIVDIFIEKVLNNL, encoded by the coding sequence ATGGTTAATATAAAAAATAAACAGGATTTAAAGCAGGTTATTATAATAATAATTACTACTGTTATTGCTTTTGCTTTAAGCTATATCTGCCTTTCGGTTGGATTTACTATCATATACCAGAATTTATTTTATGTTCCGATTATATTGTCATGCTTTTGGCATGGCAAGAAAGGTTTTATATATTCTGTGGCTACAGCGGCAGCATATTTTTTATTTTCCCTTAAATACAGTCCCGAAACCCTTTGGGAAGAGCTTGTAAGATTCCTTATATTTGTTGCCATTGCATTGATAACGTATAAATTGGCTGACAGGATAAAAAGCCAGCAATCAGAAATCATGCGTTTGAATAAAAGACTGAAAAACGATGTAGAAAGATTTAAAAAAGCTGAAATGCTGTCACATTTAGGAAACTATGAAATAGACATAAAAACAGGCAAAACAGTATGGTCGGATGAGTTGTTCAGGATATTCGGGTATGAGCCGGGAAGTTTTGAACCTACAAAAGAAAAGAGAATAGAATTGACCTATCCGCCAGATAAAAAACTTGTGAGTGAAAGCATAAATAAGGCAATTAAAGAAAAAAGCGGCTTTAAGATTGAGAACCGTATTATAAGGGCAGATGGCAGCGTCCGCTGGGTGTTATCAACGGGGTATATTGAATGCAACGAAAATGGAGAAGCTGAAAGCTACATAGGTTCGCTGCTTGATATAACCGAAAGGAAGTTGTTGGAGAAAACCCTGGAGGAAGAAAAGGAAAAGTTGAGGATAACAATAGCATCAATAGGTGACGGCGTTATTTCAACGGATATAAATGGCAAAATAACGATACTTAATAAGGTAGCAGAAGAACTAACGGGCTGGAAACAGGAAGAGGCTTTAGGCAGGCCTGTTGAAGAAGTATTTAATATAATAAATGAAGATACAAGGATTAAATGTGAAAATCCAATACAAAGGGTTATTGAAAAGGGGCTTATTATCGGGCTTGCGAACCATACGGCATTAATATCAAGGGATGGGACTGAAAGGTCTATAGCCGATAGTGCGGCACCGATTAAAGATAAAAATGGCAATATTCAGGGTGTAATACTGGTTTTCAGGGATGTAACGGAAGAAAAACGCAGGCAGGATGAAATTTATTATATGAGCTACTATGACTCGCTTACAGGGCTCTATAACAGAAGGTTCTTTGAAGAAGAACTGAAAAGGATAGATACTGAACGGAACCTTCCGATTTCTATTATCATGGGGGATTGCAATGGATTAAAGCTTACCAATGATGCCTTTGGGCATAGTGAAGGTGACAAACTACTGATGAAAGCAGCTAATGCAATTAAAAGCGCCTGCAGGGCGGATGATATTGCAGCAAGATGGGGCGGAGATGAGTTTATTATCCTGCTACCCAAAACTAAAAAAGAAGACGCAGAAACAATAGTAAAAAGGATTAAAAACAAATGTTCTGAAATGAAGGTTGGCTCCATTAACGTTTCAATTTCTTTTGGGTATGATACAAAGCAAAATGTGAGTGAAGACATCTTTAAAATTTTGAAAAGCGCAGAAGATTATATGTATAAACATAAAGTGGTCGAAAGCAACAGTATGAGGGGGAATATAATCAATGCGATTTTTAATACCCTCCATGAAAAAAACCCGAATATAGAGATCCATTCAAAAAGGGTAAGCCAGTTATGCCAGCGGATAGGGGAGGCAATGCAGTTACCTGAAACAGAAATATATGAACTAAAGGTAAGTGGGTTACTGCATGATATTGGCAAAATTGCTATAGATGAGAGTATCCTCAAAAAATCGGAACCACTTACAGAACAGGAATGGAATGAAATAAAACGCCATTCGGATATAGGATATAGGATACTGAATGCGTCGCCAGAAATGACGGAGATAGCACTATATATTTTATCCCATCATGAAAGGTATGATGGGACAGGCTATCCGAGAAGGCTAAAGCAGGAAGAAATTCCTCTTATATCAAGGATAATAACTGTTGCGGATGCTTATGATGCAATGACAAACGAAAGGGCATATAAGAAGACTTTGGATAAAGATGCTGCTGTTGAAGAGCTTATAAAAAATAAGTGGACCCAGTTTGACCCATACATAGTTGATATTTTTATAGAGAAGGTCCTGAATAATTTATAG
- a CDS encoding four helix bundle protein, with amino-acid sequence MAYTLNNIRDFKSLDVYNKIRELVKDVYKITEKFPPCEKYCAVSQIRRAVTSIGANLAEGNGQMYPVKEINFLNNSIGSLFETRYWILFSLDMGYIGEEDYNNLEAKCIEILKMLYGCVRRLKQYQESESVA; translated from the coding sequence ATGGCATACACCCTTAATAATATAAGGGATTTCAAATCTCTGGATGTCTACAATAAGATAAGGGAATTGGTGAAGGATGTTTATAAAATAACAGAAAAGTTCCCTCCCTGCGAAAAATACTGTGCGGTAAGCCAAATCAGGAGGGCAGTGACATCCATTGGAGCCAACCTAGCGGAAGGAAATGGACAAATGTATCCTGTTAAAGAAATAAACTTTCTGAACAACTCTATCGGCAGCCTGTTCGAGACACGCTATTGGATTTTATTTTCACTGGATATGGGTTATATCGGAGAAGAAGATTATAATAACCTTGAAGCAAAATGCATAGAAATCCTAAAAATGCTATACGGCTGTGTCCGCAGGTTAAAGCAATATCAGGAAAGTGAAAGTGTAGCGTAG
- a CDS encoding helix-turn-helix domain-containing protein, which translates to MDYITAQEAADKWGITRRRVQVLCSQNRIKGVKRLGNMWVIPKDAEKPVDGRSLRYMKDKMAIGGTKHE; encoded by the coding sequence ATGGATTATATTACCGCTCAAGAAGCTGCTGATAAATGGGGAATCACAAGAAGAAGAGTGCAAGTTTTGTGTTCCCAAAACAGGATTAAAGGAGTAAAGAGACTGGGGAATATGTGGGTTATTCCAAAAGATGCAGAAAAACCAGTTGACGGGCGATCTTTAAGATACATGAAAGATAAAATGGCAATTGGAGGCACAAAGCATGAATGA